A window from Thermoanaerobaculales bacterium encodes these proteins:
- a CDS encoding isoprenylcysteine carboxylmethyltransferase family protein, translated as MPLRAQLTVLAARTIGAASLLGFVLFVLIGPVRVIRLASTTASGLLLDGLLCIGFFVQHSGMIRRSCQDRIARSVPRPFIPATYAIASGLTLGVLLVAWQPTDLVIVGAGGPLRWALRSLAALGFVVLGAGIRALRHYDPFGVRPIEALSSDRQPRQVPLTIRGPYRWVRHPLYTAMLLMIWSYPELTADRILFNVAWTTWIVIGAILEERDLVSDFGADYRRYQRHVPMLIPMRLAPFQGGQAAERDRQ; from the coding sequence ATGCCGCTTCGGGCGCAACTCACGGTGCTTGCCGCCCGGACGATCGGTGCGGCGTCGCTGCTGGGGTTCGTCCTCTTCGTGCTCATCGGACCGGTACGAGTGATTCGGCTGGCCTCCACGACGGCCTCCGGGCTCTTGCTCGACGGCCTGCTCTGCATCGGCTTCTTCGTCCAGCACAGCGGAATGATCCGCAGGTCGTGCCAGGACCGGATCGCGCGGTCCGTGCCCCGCCCGTTTATCCCGGCGACCTACGCCATCGCGTCCGGGCTGACGCTGGGGGTCCTGCTGGTGGCATGGCAGCCCACTGACCTCGTGATCGTCGGCGCAGGCGGGCCACTCCGGTGGGCGCTGCGAAGCCTGGCCGCTCTCGGTTTCGTCGTGCTCGGCGCCGGCATTCGAGCCCTGCGCCACTACGACCCGTTCGGCGTGCGACCGATCGAGGCGTTGTCGTCCGACCGACAACCCCGGCAGGTTCCGCTGACGATCCGCGGTCCCTACCGGTGGGTGCGCCACCCCCTCTACACCGCCATGCTGCTCATGATCTGGTCCTACCCTGAGCTGACTGCGGATCGGATCCTGTTCAACGTCGCCTGGACGACCTGGATCGTGATCGGCGCGATCCTGGAGGAGCGAGACCTGGTTTCGGATTTCGGCGCGGACTATCGCCGCTACCAGCGCCACGTGCCCATGCTCATCCCGATGCGGCTCGCTCCCTTCCAGGGCGGGCAAGCGGCTGAACGCGACCGGCAGTGA
- a CDS encoding cupin domain-containing protein, which yields MKIERDALRPFDFEGLEIRDYTAGMGVSSSIAEITVPAGASHRRAWSKRSDKYYFMLEGSLSFTLGAETLDITAGDCCIVRKGERFSYRNPTGERARVLLVHTPSFDLAAEAFEDEPASS from the coding sequence ATGAAGATCGAGCGAGACGCGCTGCGGCCCTTCGACTTCGAGGGTCTCGAGATTCGCGACTACACCGCGGGCATGGGAGTCAGCTCGTCAATCGCGGAGATCACCGTGCCGGCAGGCGCGAGTCATCGTCGCGCGTGGTCGAAGAGATCCGACAAGTACTACTTCATGCTCGAGGGGAGTCTCTCATTCACTCTCGGGGCCGAGACACTGGACATCACCGCCGGCGACTGCTGCATCGTCCGAAAGGGCGAGCGGTTCAGCTATCGCAACCCGACCGGAGAGCGCGCCAGGGTGCTTCTCGTGCACACGCCGAGCTTCGACCTCGCCGCGGAGGCCTTCGAGGATGAGCCGGCCTCGTCATAG
- a CDS encoding SRPBCC family protein: MSTSTVRLHRVLRASPDKVYRAFLDPDAMVKWLPPHGFTGKVHQIDVRVGGSYKMSFTNLATGQGHSFGGEYLELEPNRRIRHTDRFDDPNLPGVMQVTVALTPVSCGTELAIVQEGIPEVIPPEACYLGWQESLSLLALLVEAEIPG, encoded by the coding sequence ATGTCCACGAGCACCGTCCGACTTCACCGCGTGCTGCGCGCGTCGCCCGACAAGGTCTACCGGGCGTTTCTCGACCCCGACGCCATGGTCAAGTGGCTGCCGCCACACGGCTTCACCGGCAAGGTCCACCAGATCGACGTCCGGGTCGGCGGCAGCTACAAGATGTCGTTCACGAACCTCGCCACCGGCCAGGGCCACTCGTTTGGCGGCGAGTATCTCGAGCTCGAGCCCAACCGGCGCATTCGGCACACGGACCGGTTCGACGACCCGAACCTCCCCGGCGTCATGCAGGTGACGGTGGCCCTGACCCCAGTCTCGTGCGGGACCGAGCTCGCCATCGTCCAGGAGGGGATCCCGGAGGTCATCCCGCCCGAGGCCTGCTACCTCGGCTGGCAGGAATCGCTCAGCCTGCTGGCGCTGCTCGTCGAGGCCGAGATCCCGGGCTGA
- a CDS encoding type II toxin-antitoxin system PemK/MazF family toxin gives MQRGEVWWASLPPPSGSGPGFRRPVLVVQADEFNASNIQTVMVAAITSNRALAAAPGNVLLERKHSRLRKGSVVNVSQIVTIDKRVLTKRVASLPRRVMAAVDAGLKLALHL, from the coding sequence ATGCAGCGGGGCGAGGTGTGGTGGGCCTCGTTGCCGCCCCCCAGCGGCTCAGGGCCTGGGTTCCGGCGGCCCGTGCTCGTCGTGCAAGCGGACGAGTTCAATGCGAGCAACATCCAGACGGTGATGGTCGCCGCCATCACCTCGAACAGGGCGCTCGCCGCCGCACCCGGAAACGTTCTGCTGGAACGCAAGCACTCACGGCTGAGAAAGGGCTCGGTCGTCAACGTCTCCCAGATCGTGACCATCGACAAGCGTGTCCTCACCAAGCGGGTGGCCAGCTTGCCGCGCCGCGTGATGGCTGCGGTAGACGCTGGCTTGAAGCTGGCGCTTCACCTTTGA
- a CDS encoding N-acetyltransferase: MGLAPMAVLPEHQRDGIGGRLVEEGIARLERSGCPFVIVIGHPGYYPRFGFERASAHGISCQ; the protein is encoded by the coding sequence ATGGGCTTGGCGCCGATGGCGGTGCTGCCGGAGCACCAGCGGGACGGCATCGGGGGCCGACTCGTCGAGGAAGGCATCGCGCGGCTCGAGCGCTCTGGCTGCCCGTTCGTGATCGTGATCGGCCACCCCGGCTACTACCCGCGTTTCGGCTTCGAACGCGCGTCGGCGCACGGCATCTCGTGCCAGTAG
- a CDS encoding DUF1697 domain-containing protein gives MALVVFLRGVNVGGHRTFRPTILARELGHLDAVNIGAAGTFVFRRPVTQAELRSELAARLPFETEIMICQGRDILRLVSENPFADEPLRPDIGHFVGVLSRRPRSAPATPICLPAGGEWLLKILGRDGRFVFGLYRRQMKAIGHLGTIDRLFGVPATSRSWSTITAIAKVLGRD, from the coding sequence GTGGCACTCGTGGTCTTCCTGAGGGGCGTCAACGTCGGTGGGCACCGGACCTTCCGGCCGACCATCCTCGCCCGGGAGCTCGGGCACCTCGACGCCGTCAACATTGGCGCGGCGGGCACCTTCGTGTTCCGGCGGCCGGTCACGCAGGCCGAGCTGCGCAGCGAGCTGGCAGCCAGGCTGCCCTTCGAGACCGAAATCATGATCTGCCAGGGCCGGGACATTCTCAGGCTGGTGTCCGAGAACCCCTTCGCGGACGAGCCCCTGCGACCGGACATCGGTCATTTTGTGGGCGTCCTTTCCCGAAGGCCTCGCTCGGCGCCGGCGACGCCCATCTGCCTTCCTGCCGGCGGCGAGTGGCTGCTGAAGATCCTCGGGCGGGACGGCCGCTTCGTCTTCGGCCTCTACCGGCGCCAGATGAAGGCCATCGGCCACCTCGGCACGATCGACCGGCTGTTCGGGGTGCCGGCCACCAGCCGGAGCTGGAGCACGATCACCGCGATCGCCAAGGTGCTCGGCCGCGACTGA
- the mazF gene encoding endoribonuclease MazF, which yields MSGRPVPERGDLVWLSLDPRTGHEQAGRRPALVLSPAAYNRRTGLALCCPITGRVKGYPFEVEIPAGLPIEGVVLADQVKCLDWRARRADVVAAAPPEVVAETLGKLATLLT from the coding sequence GTGAGCGGCCGCCCGGTGCCGGAGCGGGGTGACCTCGTGTGGCTCAGCCTCGATCCGCGGACCGGCCACGAGCAGGCCGGGCGCCGGCCGGCGCTCGTGCTGTCACCGGCCGCGTACAACCGGAGGACCGGCCTCGCGCTCTGCTGCCCGATCACCGGCCGCGTCAAGGGATACCCCTTCGAGGTTGAGATTCCCGCCGGGCTGCCGATCGAAGGCGTCGTGCTCGCCGACCAGGTCAAGTGCCTCGACTGGCGCGCGCGCCGGGCCGACGTCGTCGCCGCCGCGCCGCCCGAGGTCGTGGCCGAGACCCTGGGCAAGCTGGCGACGCTGCTGACGTGA
- a CDS encoding AbrB/MazE/SpoVT family DNA-binding domain-containing protein: MGGIDATSLLRYLHCRYIGGDVKARVQRWGNSLAVRIPKAFADDLGLADGAAVELTLDEGSLVLRPQLQPTYRLEELLDRVTRENRHGEEDLGPPAGGEVW, from the coding sequence ATGGGCGGGATTGACGCCACGTCGCTTCTGAGGTATCTTCATTGTAGATACATCGGAGGCGACGTGAAAGCGCGCGTTCAGAGGTGGGGAAACAGCCTCGCAGTCCGGATCCCGAAGGCGTTCGCCGACGACCTCGGACTTGCAGACGGAGCCGCGGTGGAGCTGACGCTCGACGAGGGCTCGCTCGTTCTCCGTCCGCAGCTTCAGCCAACCTACCGGCTGGAAGAGCTGCTCGACCGCGTGACGCGGGAGAACCGGCACGGCGAGGAGGACCTCGGACCGCCCGCAGGAGGCGAGGTCTGGTGA
- a CDS encoding VOC family protein, whose protein sequence is MTIGSMEPTIDHVQITVKDMRVAEPFYDELLPLFGFDIRAKSSAVVDEHEFHVVEYSHQRLAFAITSPRNAFVAETVNRRRPGALHHLAFRAASRAEVDRLYGELRRIGATIVSPPREYPEYSPPGYYAVFFKDPDGIKYEIVCARQSDAQ, encoded by the coding sequence ATGACCATCGGGTCCATGGAACCGACGATCGACCACGTCCAGATCACTGTCAAAGACATGCGGGTCGCCGAGCCGTTCTACGACGAGCTGCTGCCGCTATTCGGATTCGACATCCGTGCCAAGAGCTCGGCCGTGGTCGACGAGCATGAGTTTCACGTCGTGGAGTACAGCCACCAAAGGCTGGCGTTCGCGATCACCTCTCCGCGGAACGCATTCGTCGCTGAGACGGTCAACCGGAGGAGGCCCGGGGCCCTGCACCATCTCGCATTCAGGGCCGCCTCGCGGGCCGAGGTCGACAGGCTGTACGGTGAGCTCCGGAGGATCGGGGCGACGATCGTGAGCCCGCCGCGCGAGTACCCGGAGTACAGCCCGCCCGGCTACTACGCCGTCTTCTTCAAGGATCCGGACGGCATCAAGTACGAGATCGTGTGCGCGCGGCAAAGCGATGCGCAGTAG
- a CDS encoding dihydrofolate reductase family protein, with amino-acid sequence MTRVRVNSFSVSLDGYGAGPLQDLDNPMGVGGMDLHEWVLPTRTLQKVLFGVDQGTTGIDDEFAARGFENLGAWILGRNMFGPVRGPWSDTSWRGWWGDNPPFHVPVFVLTHHARPPIEMEGGTAFHFVTGGIHEALDRARRAAGERDVRIGGGPSTVQQYLRAGLVDELHIAVTPVLLGGGERLFEDVDLRALGYEFDRFVASEKAVHVVIRHGRDR; translated from the coding sequence ATGACCCGAGTTCGAGTCAACAGCTTCAGTGTCTCGCTCGACGGCTACGGAGCCGGTCCGCTGCAGGACCTCGACAATCCGATGGGCGTCGGCGGCATGGATCTTCATGAGTGGGTGCTCCCGACGCGGACCCTCCAGAAGGTGCTGTTCGGCGTCGACCAGGGCACGACCGGGATCGATGACGAGTTCGCGGCGCGGGGCTTCGAGAACCTCGGCGCCTGGATCCTGGGCAGGAACATGTTCGGTCCGGTCCGGGGGCCGTGGTCCGACACGAGCTGGAGGGGATGGTGGGGGGACAACCCGCCATTCCACGTGCCGGTCTTCGTCTTGACCCATCATGCTCGGCCGCCCATCGAGATGGAGGGCGGCACGGCGTTCCACTTCGTCACCGGGGGCATTCACGAGGCGCTCGACCGGGCGCGCCGGGCGGCCGGGGAGAGGGACGTGCGCATCGGCGGCGGCCCCAGCACCGTCCAGCAGTACCTTCGAGCAGGCCTCGTCGACGAGCTGCACATCGCCGTCACGCCGGTCTTGCTGGGCGGCGGTGAGCGCCTGTTCGAGGACGTCGACCTGAGAGCGCTGGGGTACGAGTTCGATCGGTTCGTCGCGTCAGAGAAGGCCGTCCACGTCGTGATCCGACACGGGCGAGATCGGTGA
- a CDS encoding VOC family protein — translation MFDHVKFGASDYAASKAFFLKALEPLGVVVVSEGPPTYGVELSPPDSKSSLCIFQTEEKPAQLHLAFTAENRKQVEAFYRAALEAGGKDNGAPGLRPHYHANYYAAFVIGPDGHNIELVCHEPEA, via the coding sequence ATGTTTGACCACGTCAAATTCGGAGCCAGCGACTATGCGGCGAGTAAGGCGTTCTTCCTGAAGGCACTCGAACCACTCGGCGTAGTTGTTGTCTCGGAGGGGCCGCCGACGTACGGTGTCGAGCTCAGCCCCCCAGACAGCAAGTCCTCATTGTGCATCTTCCAAACCGAGGAGAAGCCGGCGCAGCTTCACTTGGCGTTCACGGCCGAAAATCGAAAGCAGGTGGAGGCCTTCTATCGCGCGGCACTGGAGGCGGGTGGCAAAGACAATGGTGCGCCTGGTCTGCGCCCGCACTACCACGCGAACTACTATGCAGCTTTCGTCATCGGTCCGGACGGGCACAACATCGAACTGGTTTGCCACGAACCCGAGGCCTGA
- a CDS encoding DUF2442 domain-containing protein yields the protein MSSAKPGPSTSGAEVTNISQHGFWVLLDGRELYLPFEEFPWFRSAPVEAILRLERPQPDHLRWPDLDVDLTVDSIEHPERFPLKSRQGG from the coding sequence ATGTCATCCGCGAAGCCTGGGCCGAGCACTTCGGGCGCTGAGGTCACCAACATCTCCCAGCATGGATTCTGGGTGCTGTTGGATGGGCGGGAGCTCTATCTTCCGTTCGAGGAGTTTCCGTGGTTCCGGTCGGCCCCCGTCGAGGCGATCCTGCGGCTCGAGCGGCCCCAACCCGATCACCTGCGCTGGCCGGATCTTGACGTCGATCTCACCGTCGACTCGATCGAACACCCCGAGCGATTTCCCCTGAAGTCCCGGCAGGGTGGCTGA
- a CDS encoding DUF4160 domain-containing protein, with translation MSPTAFSDGALRFFFFSREEARLHIHVMSPVGEAKFWLEPEIELARSHGLSERDLTRARRLIVEREDVIREAWAEHFGR, from the coding sequence GTGAGCCCGACCGCATTCAGCGACGGCGCCCTTCGGTTCTTTTTCTTCTCTCGAGAAGAGGCGAGACTCCACATCCACGTGATGTCCCCGGTGGGTGAGGCGAAGTTCTGGCTGGAGCCTGAGATCGAGCTCGCGCGAAGTCATGGGCTTTCCGAGCGCGACCTGACGAGAGCGCGTAGACTGATCGTGGAGCGAGAGGATGTCATCCGCGAAGCCTGGGCCGAGCACTTCGGGCGCTGA
- a CDS encoding AAA family ATPase: MYVHEIRVKNYSIHKDTKVTLSPITVFVGPNGGGKSGLFDALLNFSMLSRGNIGQAFGQYPYSYAATKYRGASSVARIGFDVLMSIAQDSPERLSYRIDYSQRGKAEAGTPEFEIHTEKLESLEGKVFFDREDPDASPLSGASTYLNRDTGILAAIRRAEASAPGHPYPPAVVECAKQISRFNKFRLDPQNLGRPSALPDLSSPEAPRIEYEGENLAATLYFMSETGHPALDAIRKNVREALPGFDDFEFNAVGSQRIGFSVRFSDQRQTITAARLSDGQRLAVGLMALVYAPNRPPILMLEEPENGLTATVQRVFYRAIRELALAEVPSDRSQVLISSHSPFILCEAWNGEDRDFIHQVKIDEGRAVVKPFSTVVSDLGIHLARDSQGNRTTLGLSNAEQIMSGYLS, translated from the coding sequence GTGTACGTGCATGAGATTCGCGTCAAGAACTACTCCATTCATAAGGACACGAAGGTAACGTTGTCCCCGATCACGGTGTTCGTTGGGCCAAACGGCGGCGGTAAGTCCGGCCTATTCGATGCGCTCCTCAACTTCTCGATGCTCTCCCGCGGCAACATCGGCCAAGCGTTCGGCCAGTATCCATACTCCTACGCAGCGACCAAGTATCGGGGCGCAAGCTCAGTCGCTCGCATCGGTTTCGACGTGCTGATGTCGATCGCTCAGGATTCCCCTGAGCGGCTCAGTTATCGAATCGACTACTCACAGCGAGGCAAGGCTGAGGCCGGCACGCCAGAGTTTGAGATTCACACCGAGAAGCTGGAGTCCCTCGAGGGCAAGGTGTTCTTCGATCGCGAGGACCCGGATGCCTCGCCTCTCTCCGGTGCCTCCACCTATCTCAACAGAGATACGGGAATCCTCGCAGCCATCCGCCGCGCCGAGGCATCGGCGCCAGGGCACCCCTATCCGCCGGCGGTCGTGGAGTGCGCAAAGCAGATCAGTCGATTCAACAAATTCCGTCTCGACCCACAGAACCTCGGGCGTCCTTCGGCCCTACCCGATCTTTCATCTCCTGAAGCGCCGCGCATCGAGTATGAAGGTGAGAACCTCGCCGCGACCCTATACTTCATGAGCGAGACCGGGCATCCCGCACTCGATGCAATCAGGAAAAACGTGCGGGAAGCCCTTCCGGGCTTCGACGACTTCGAGTTCAATGCTGTAGGATCGCAGCGGATCGGATTCTCAGTTCGCTTTTCCGATCAGCGTCAGACGATTACCGCGGCCCGTCTCTCGGATGGCCAGCGTCTCGCGGTCGGGCTGATGGCCCTTGTGTACGCTCCCAATCGCCCCCCGATTCTGATGCTCGAGGAGCCGGAGAACGGTCTCACTGCGACCGTACAGCGAGTGTTCTATCGGGCGATCCGGGAGCTCGCATTGGCGGAGGTACCATCCGACCGAAGCCAGGTGCTCATCTCGTCGCACAGCCCGTTCATCCTATGCGAAGCATGGAATGGCGAGGACCGAGATTTCATCCATCAAGTCAAGATCGACGAGGGTCGAGCCGTCGTGAAGCCGTTTTCAACGGTGGTGTCCGATCTTGGGATCCACCTCGCGAGGGACAGTCAGGGCAACCGCACGACCCTCGGGCTGAGCAACGCCGAGCAAATTATGTCGGGCTATCTCTCTTGA
- a CDS encoding Swt1 family HEPN domain-containing protein, with protein sequence MSVDARAALFVMLGQTAERTVAAIDTVAPSEPLLLSSSYDLAALIPDEVKQAMRAAEAYKLFFIFEGYLRDFVVEVLSAGQGSSWWDKVPKDVQDEVTKLEETEEAKSWMALGSRDKSALLTYPQLLRIIEHAWKDGFSDLVRDKALVQEARLIGHLRNTVCHMTPIPDEETERVKQTMRDWFRIVAP encoded by the coding sequence GTGAGTGTAGATGCCAGGGCAGCGCTCTTTGTGATGCTTGGCCAGACGGCTGAGCGAACGGTCGCGGCGATCGACACGGTCGCGCCTTCTGAACCACTCTTGTTGTCAAGCTCTTACGACCTTGCTGCGCTGATACCGGATGAAGTGAAGCAGGCCATGCGGGCTGCTGAGGCGTACAAACTCTTCTTTATTTTCGAGGGCTACCTCCGCGACTTTGTCGTTGAGGTGCTTTCAGCGGGTCAGGGGTCGTCGTGGTGGGACAAAGTGCCGAAGGACGTTCAAGACGAAGTCACTAAGCTCGAAGAGACGGAGGAGGCAAAGAGCTGGATGGCTCTCGGGTCCCGCGACAAGTCTGCTCTCCTTACCTACCCGCAACTTCTGAGGATCATCGAACACGCCTGGAAAGACGGCTTCAGCGACTTGGTGCGCGACAAGGCTCTAGTTCAAGAGGCTCGGCTGATCGGACATCTGAGGAACACCGTCTGCCACATGACGCCGATTCCCGATGAAGAGACGGAGCGCGTTAAGCAGACGATGCGGGACTGGTTTAGGATCGTGGCGCCGTAG
- a CDS encoding DUF5343 domain-containing protein, producing MPSSLPYVASNKHLETLFSKIASATVPDKFTRSFLQQTIGLKGSNDRAYIPLLRTLGFLDASGTPTTAYRQLKNSGTAKAAIAAGIRSAYAPLFASDESAHALSSEKLKGLIAQVAGTDEGMTARIASTFGALAKLADFSASAAPTTKDETSKESDQEQEEAKHQGKELRTEFHYNIQIHLPANGTEEVYLNIFNALRRVFQ from the coding sequence ATGCCCAGTTCGCTGCCGTACGTGGCATCCAACAAGCACCTCGAAACCCTCTTTTCGAAGATTGCGTCGGCCACGGTCCCGGACAAGTTCACACGCAGCTTTCTTCAGCAGACGATCGGGCTGAAGGGATCCAACGATCGCGCATACATTCCGCTGCTCAGAACGCTGGGGTTTCTGGACGCATCCGGAACGCCAACGACTGCGTATCGGCAACTCAAGAACTCGGGAACCGCGAAAGCGGCGATTGCCGCTGGTATCCGATCGGCCTATGCCCCCTTGTTCGCGTCGGATGAATCCGCGCACGCTCTGTCTTCTGAGAAGCTGAAGGGGCTCATAGCGCAGGTTGCCGGAACCGACGAGGGAATGACTGCACGAATTGCTTCGACTTTTGGCGCGCTCGCGAAGCTGGCGGACTTCTCGGCATCGGCCGCGCCTACGACGAAGGACGAGACTTCAAAGGAGTCAGACCAGGAACAGGAGGAGGCGAAACACCAAGGAAAGGAACTCCGCACCGAGTTTCACTACAACATTCAGATCCACCTGCCAGCGAACGGGACGGAAGAGGTGTATCTGAACATCTTCAACGCCCTCAGGCGGGTGTTCCAGTGA